A region of Burkholderiales bacterium JOSHI_001 DNA encodes the following proteins:
- a CDS encoding Colicin D (PFAM: Colicin D), with amino-acid sequence MATPALPVRLRARRPPGPGSRAGPAVHGADAAVPDPAADTADLPPYLLLELDLSLEVNPALAPCADKLDEVEPADAVDALVPAAATGAEPSDQATAQAPADAVSGAAADATTPTGADPATDTTTAAPAEDLAPPAALAPDEPASTDVVAPATEPVAEEPRAGEQPADGGGAAADSAAVAGTDAASAATDTSADGSTPPAPVAADSLDPAAAAEPVAEAAAEPGGGPADAAAEPLAEPAAADGASAQTDAPAADGAAGTEPGPADSMAEFRDSVAARAQAVPQPRITGGGGGVSAAARTREQDIHFTESTLPDSAAAVLPPVPAGMEALPEPTEENPVPGALQAVQATAGHTLPEQSFLALYASPLGNHPRLGDRPVSAERVREAHHVLEEGPQMSMPDDPRQPAIDLRERMLNPPAATPAQTGETTLAPHPPAPVPTPTPTARTQLAQVFARLLARPQSEAQTMMGRARQAVVPGGALERELPGYGDDPLATTLAAELRTQYLDIASQAGVAAADLDSAITARQRVLEEEELAAREDLNSSSVDASALVCSAHDDLSSTIATQSARLDAAADGVAASGQGGSFAEHVHARRDGMLRQVTRRAGEIDAAYRRAKEDRERELDSTQTQRIDAYRAAAQIDEFQLNEMAALPAARQQALRDLYTSNIHLAPTGETGLTQVEINSLAAVSTAWADERAVVVRDAVRGYKATVSTSTGTWRAATADAAQQSREQIRAWDEATSGESRSWWDQLWAMVTDWVDQAHANAEAWQSQLNQQHATEVVTDLNLLDRLSRAADRGITAEQERELNSLQGDQRQIVQAFFQARSEGRAVDPITMVADLTRARVWNERRAGLVSQLEDRFLADESIPYATLGQIVGRDVNGLASNLYAAFHGNWGWLSEAGTDEDAVYAALDGLSRIQSLALRNVYRRRYGVELESELRSELSGGELDRAEALLSGNRAEAAAAALYTAMHETFLGTGAGTDEATIHSTLRGLNAEERAEVTRIYRERYGIDLAGDVRGELDDWATIGTWQADRADAELAGNLQAADAIELDEELRGSWFHSSTTTTVAAVYDRVRSEVQAQATREHRSSAWMEAEITRRTWGINTEYDRRYAATSGTLNQAIDAGTRAERNFWGNAPGNQEASADYLHALARNDMATADAARIRIERTSLVYADDDTITTTVGSQYNRALLAERLDYAPERRRALLAALDARERAEGRVWTPAERWAAQQEIERTIEHELITRARGTADANLARMESEYESRYGESARTAILDSTSGVSHDKASTMLDQGGYLDPYQTFDYAVRGAGTDEAAATRAFAGLTAQEIARLDLRWQREHGGQTLRQAAASELSGREWLDVDIALDGAPQRIEDQIAQMRRRVEFERPTNGVGALLASEERAVMEAQLAHLEAMGARMHEPSPGSNPEAQRLARDGMLADFETQNAVMQETIEHHRQRSDALVDSITTVVGIIVAVVVGVVGSFFTGGLAGAVALAVIASLCSTAATMGTKALLKGNAYGWEDMAVDIGVGVVDAVVAALTAGMGDKLLGLARPAGQQALRSATATGLRGAWQRGVGLLQRGAAVFGERGLATRAVRPVGFLQRMAAEEASLLSRGAAHAMAQTAENFVQSLPSTFVGVALDDHTWEGPGSPLGRLLSGTAQGLGPGLAMGLAFSGAHAAFGHVRGMFAMPHLGVETHLHMPERVAVGTSEYHARMNDWLELHPGRPEAEFQAHLDREFHAAMREAEYQQAARRQVAAQLEDVLPAADRGLAGEIPVTVVSDLEFRRVNGWRAGDATVVVRDGQVHVVVREGASPHAVRAQLEPHLHTLRDVEPGTAGRVRDPAAALPRDLRNRIAVISDPSLPPRTVRVVHEPVPHIVAGPGVRAADLRAHVATARNVLQLHGAYGQVRHLLDRFADWAFLHGEPPAHTRAWEGRQELRKLPDVIEARMREATHPDLTLHERTALELEVRDLMQQLELHARSLREWDLSPGRGFIAAEGINRATKDIYQRHVLDPDTEYSPLHKRALAAGGSVRQVGPQWPENGTMYRHVEAVDAHGRVIASHSERLRDDGHWVMRGSDINALGGVGESASRLEIIERMGGPDLHERIRLAEEAGEPFVSDRTEYFFLGVQNNSGHGFDKVRLEIEPGQLIIENGKMRLRDPDYVPRLVIGEDKLMVQVTLESITAIRSNLRGNIDALADLLVRIRQGAVPSGGGAALGLSGAHAQFEAGLVLAALKHNNLHFELSVGRASSLADWMDLLSDGVTRVPRAAGDFNRLVLTRLREKIREVFGGVPVDVDRIVIHERHLAEARLKEAAEQRVGVVPRADELLGTRPGFTPTDAQLRDAWLLSLADSAGVMPGRMVAAETPGHFIDAAGRPVTVMNFDASVAATRSVMGMGAEVLRQLNMTVRNPETGAMHHPVVVIDSTHFTPAHIEALANYLQRFAVHSFGPGILDHLVLINSTTGHASRLPPVITAGTDRAITYSRPQLQHGFKHAADFGVTGNASNMTLFEFSAAVQAHVEGPHTRTIAGTYRGKPVTHFVDPATGLNVMRDAAGNFLSGWKLSPQQLQHVLSTGRLGGGS; translated from the coding sequence GTGGCCACGCCCGCGCTGCCGGTCCGGTTGCGTGCCCGGCGGCCGCCGGGCCCGGGCAGCCGGGCGGGGCCCGCAGTGCATGGCGCCGATGCGGCCGTGCCCGACCCCGCAGCAGACACGGCCGATCTGCCGCCCTACCTGCTGCTGGAGCTCGACCTGAGCCTGGAAGTGAACCCGGCGCTGGCCCCGTGCGCGGACAAGCTGGACGAGGTGGAGCCTGCGGACGCCGTCGACGCGCTGGTGCCGGCAGCCGCCACCGGCGCCGAGCCATCTGACCAGGCAACGGCGCAAGCGCCTGCCGATGCCGTGTCCGGGGCCGCGGCGGATGCCACCACGCCGACCGGCGCCGACCCCGCAACGGACACCACCACCGCAGCCCCGGCCGAAGACCTGGCGCCGCCGGCTGCACTGGCGCCCGACGAGCCTGCCAGCACCGACGTCGTCGCACCCGCCACCGAGCCTGTCGCCGAAGAACCCCGGGCCGGTGAGCAGCCTGCAGACGGCGGCGGCGCGGCGGCCGACAGCGCAGCCGTCGCCGGCACGGATGCGGCATCGGCAGCCACTGACACATCCGCCGACGGCTCCACGCCGCCCGCCCCCGTGGCCGCCGACAGCCTCGACCCCGCGGCCGCAGCCGAACCGGTGGCCGAGGCGGCTGCCGAGCCCGGCGGCGGGCCGGCCGACGCCGCGGCCGAGCCGCTCGCCGAACCAGCGGCGGCCGATGGCGCAAGCGCACAAACCGATGCCCCGGCAGCGGACGGCGCAGCCGGCACCGAACCCGGCCCTGCCGACAGCATGGCCGAGTTCCGCGACAGCGTGGCCGCGCGGGCGCAGGCGGTGCCGCAGCCGCGCATCACGGGCGGCGGGGGCGGCGTCAGCGCGGCGGCGCGCACGCGCGAGCAGGACATCCACTTCACCGAATCCACGCTGCCGGACAGCGCCGCGGCCGTGCTGCCGCCGGTGCCTGCCGGCATGGAGGCGCTGCCCGAACCCACCGAAGAGAACCCGGTTCCCGGCGCGTTGCAGGCCGTGCAGGCCACGGCCGGCCACACCCTGCCCGAGCAGTCTTTCCTGGCCCTGTACGCATCGCCGCTGGGCAACCACCCGCGGCTGGGCGACCGTCCGGTGTCGGCCGAGCGCGTGCGCGAAGCCCACCATGTGCTGGAAGAAGGCCCGCAGATGTCCATGCCGGACGATCCGCGCCAGCCGGCCATCGACCTGCGCGAGCGCATGCTCAACCCGCCCGCCGCCACGCCCGCGCAGACCGGCGAGACGACGCTGGCGCCCCATCCCCCGGCGCCGGTGCCCACGCCCACGCCCACCGCGCGCACCCAGCTGGCGCAGGTGTTTGCGCGCCTGCTGGCAAGGCCGCAGAGCGAGGCCCAGACCATGATGGGGCGGGCGCGCCAGGCCGTGGTGCCCGGCGGCGCGCTTGAACGCGAGCTGCCGGGCTACGGCGACGATCCCCTGGCCACCACGCTGGCCGCCGAGTTGCGCACCCAGTACCTGGACATCGCCAGCCAGGCCGGCGTGGCCGCTGCCGACCTGGACAGCGCCATCACCGCGCGCCAGCGCGTGCTGGAGGAGGAGGAGCTGGCCGCACGCGAAGACCTCAACAGCAGCAGCGTGGACGCCAGCGCGCTGGTGTGCAGTGCCCACGACGATCTCTCGTCCACCATTGCCACCCAGTCCGCCCGCCTGGACGCCGCCGCCGACGGCGTGGCCGCGTCCGGCCAGGGCGGATCCTTCGCCGAGCATGTGCATGCCCGGCGTGACGGGATGCTGCGCCAGGTGACGCGGCGTGCGGGCGAGATCGACGCCGCCTACCGTCGCGCAAAGGAAGACCGCGAGCGCGAGCTCGACAGCACGCAGACCCAGCGCATCGACGCCTACCGCGCTGCAGCGCAGATCGACGAGTTCCAGCTCAACGAGATGGCCGCGCTGCCGGCGGCCCGGCAGCAGGCGCTTCGCGATCTGTACACCAGCAACATCCACCTGGCGCCGACGGGCGAGACCGGCCTGACCCAGGTGGAGATCAACAGCCTGGCCGCCGTGAGCACGGCCTGGGCCGACGAGCGTGCGGTGGTGGTGCGCGATGCCGTGCGCGGCTACAAGGCCACGGTGAGCACCAGCACCGGCACCTGGCGTGCGGCCACCGCCGATGCGGCGCAGCAGTCGCGCGAGCAGATCCGCGCCTGGGACGAGGCCACCAGCGGCGAAAGCCGCAGCTGGTGGGACCAGTTGTGGGCCATGGTGACGGACTGGGTGGACCAGGCCCATGCCAATGCCGAGGCCTGGCAGAGCCAGCTCAACCAGCAGCACGCCACCGAGGTGGTGACCGACCTGAACCTGCTGGACCGCCTGTCTCGCGCCGCCGACCGCGGCATCACCGCGGAGCAGGAGCGCGAGCTGAACAGCCTGCAGGGTGACCAGCGCCAGATCGTGCAGGCCTTCTTCCAGGCGCGTTCCGAAGGGCGCGCCGTCGACCCCATTACGATGGTGGCCGACCTGACGCGGGCGCGGGTCTGGAACGAACGCCGCGCGGGCCTGGTCTCGCAGCTGGAAGACCGCTTCCTGGCCGACGAGAGCATCCCCTACGCCACGCTGGGGCAGATCGTCGGCCGTGACGTCAATGGCCTGGCCAGCAACCTGTACGCGGCCTTCCACGGCAACTGGGGCTGGCTGAGCGAGGCCGGCACCGACGAGGACGCCGTCTACGCTGCACTGGACGGCCTGAGCCGCATCCAGTCGCTGGCGCTGCGCAACGTCTACCGCCGCCGCTATGGCGTGGAGCTGGAGTCGGAGCTGCGCAGCGAGCTGTCCGGTGGCGAGCTCGACCGGGCCGAGGCGCTGCTGAGCGGCAACCGCGCCGAAGCCGCCGCGGCGGCCCTGTACACCGCGATGCACGAGACCTTCCTGGGCACGGGCGCGGGCACCGACGAAGCCACCATACACAGCACCCTGCGCGGCCTGAACGCCGAAGAGCGCGCCGAGGTCACGCGCATCTACCGCGAGCGCTACGGCATCGATCTGGCCGGCGACGTGCGCGGCGAACTCGACGACTGGGCCACCATCGGCACCTGGCAGGCCGACCGCGCCGACGCCGAGCTGGCCGGCAACCTGCAGGCCGCCGATGCCATCGAGCTGGACGAGGAACTGCGCGGATCCTGGTTCCACAGCTCCACCACCACCACCGTGGCGGCGGTGTACGACCGCGTGCGCAGCGAGGTGCAGGCCCAGGCCACGCGTGAACACCGAAGCAGCGCCTGGATGGAAGCCGAGATCACACGTCGCACCTGGGGCATCAACACCGAGTACGACCGCCGCTATGCCGCCACCAGCGGCACGTTGAACCAGGCCATCGACGCCGGCACGCGCGCCGAGCGCAACTTCTGGGGCAATGCACCCGGCAATCAGGAGGCCAGCGCCGACTACCTGCATGCGCTGGCCCGCAACGACATGGCCACGGCCGACGCGGCGCGCATCCGCATCGAGCGCACCTCGCTGGTGTATGCCGACGACGACACCATCACCACCACGGTGGGCTCGCAGTACAACCGCGCCCTGCTGGCCGAGCGGCTGGACTACGCGCCCGAGCGCCGCCGCGCCCTGCTGGCCGCGCTGGATGCGCGCGAGCGTGCCGAGGGCCGGGTGTGGACGCCTGCCGAACGCTGGGCGGCGCAGCAGGAGATCGAACGCACCATCGAGCACGAGCTGATCACACGTGCACGCGGCACCGCCGACGCCAACCTGGCGCGCATGGAGTCGGAATACGAGTCGCGCTACGGCGAGTCGGCGCGCACGGCCATCCTGGACAGTACCAGCGGTGTCAGCCACGACAAGGCCAGCACCATGCTGGACCAGGGCGGCTACCTGGACCCGTACCAGACCTTCGACTACGCCGTGCGCGGCGCCGGCACCGACGAGGCCGCCGCCACCCGCGCCTTTGCCGGACTGACGGCCCAGGAGATTGCAAGGCTGGACTTGCGCTGGCAGCGTGAGCATGGCGGCCAGACCCTGCGCCAGGCCGCCGCCAGCGAGTTGAGCGGGCGCGAGTGGCTGGACGTGGACATCGCGCTGGACGGCGCGCCGCAGAGGATCGAGGACCAGATCGCGCAGATGCGCCGGCGGGTGGAGTTCGAACGTCCCACCAACGGCGTGGGCGCCCTGTTGGCCAGCGAGGAACGCGCGGTGATGGAAGCGCAGCTGGCGCACCTGGAGGCCATGGGCGCGCGCATGCACGAGCCGTCGCCCGGCAGCAACCCCGAAGCGCAGCGCCTGGCACGCGACGGCATGCTGGCCGACTTCGAGACCCAGAACGCGGTGATGCAGGAGACCATCGAGCATCACCGGCAGCGCAGCGACGCGCTGGTGGACTCGATCACCACCGTGGTCGGGATCATCGTGGCGGTGGTGGTGGGCGTGGTCGGCTCCTTCTTCACCGGCGGCCTGGCCGGTGCGGTGGCGCTGGCGGTGATCGCCAGCCTTTGCTCCACCGCCGCCACCATGGGCACCAAGGCGCTGCTGAAAGGCAACGCCTACGGCTGGGAGGACATGGCCGTCGACATCGGCGTGGGCGTGGTGGATGCGGTGGTGGCCGCGCTCACCGCCGGCATGGGCGACAAGCTGCTGGGGCTGGCGCGGCCGGCCGGCCAGCAGGCGCTGCGCAGCGCCACCGCCACCGGCCTGCGTGGTGCGTGGCAGCGGGGCGTGGGCCTGCTGCAGCGTGGCGCGGCGGTGTTCGGCGAACGCGGCCTGGCCACGCGTGCCGTGCGCCCGGTGGGCTTCCTGCAGCGCATGGCCGCGGAGGAGGCTTCGCTGCTCAGCCGCGGCGCTGCGCATGCGATGGCGCAGACGGCCGAGAACTTCGTGCAGTCGCTGCCCAGCACCTTCGTCGGCGTGGCGCTGGACGACCACACGTGGGAAGGGCCGGGCAGCCCGCTGGGCCGCCTTCTCTCGGGCACGGCGCAGGGCCTGGGCCCGGGCCTGGCCATGGGCCTGGCCTTCAGCGGCGCCCATGCCGCTTTCGGCCATGTGCGCGGCATGTTCGCCATGCCGCACCTGGGCGTGGAGACCCACCTGCACATGCCCGAACGGGTGGCGGTGGGCACGTCCGAGTACCACGCCCGCATGAACGACTGGCTGGAGCTGCATCCCGGCCGCCCGGAGGCCGAGTTCCAGGCCCACCTCGACCGTGAATTCCACGCCGCCATGCGCGAGGCCGAGTACCAGCAGGCCGCGCGCCGCCAGGTGGCGGCGCAGCTGGAGGACGTGCTGCCGGCGGCCGACCGCGGCCTGGCCGGCGAGATCCCGGTCACCGTGGTCAGCGACCTGGAGTTCCGCCGCGTCAACGGCTGGCGCGCAGGCGATGCCACGGTGGTGGTGCGCGACGGCCAGGTGCACGTGGTGGTGCGCGAAGGCGCCAGCCCGCATGCCGTGCGCGCGCAGCTGGAGCCGCACCTGCACACGCTGCGCGACGTGGAGCCCGGCACGGCCGGCCGCGTGCGCGATCCGGCGGCGGCGCTGCCGCGCGACCTGCGCAACCGCATCGCGGTGATCAGCGACCCCTCGCTGCCGCCGCGCACCGTGCGCGTGGTGCACGAGCCGGTGCCGCACATCGTGGCCGGCCCGGGCGTGCGCGCGGCCGACCTGCGCGCCCACGTGGCCACTGCGCGCAACGTGCTGCAGCTGCATGGCGCCTACGGCCAGGTGCGCCACCTGCTGGACCGGTTTGCCGACTGGGCCTTCCTGCACGGCGAGCCGCCCGCCCACACCCGTGCCTGGGAAGGCCGCCAGGAACTGCGCAAGCTGCCCGACGTGATCGAGGCCCGCATGCGCGAGGCCACGCACCCGGACCTGACGCTGCACGAACGCACCGCGCTGGAGCTGGAGGTGCGCGATCTGATGCAGCAGCTGGAGCTGCATGCACGCTCGCTGCGCGAATGGGACCTGTCGCCGGGGCGCGGCTTCATCGCCGCCGAGGGCATCAATCGCGCCACCAAGGACATCTACCAGCGCCACGTGCTGGACCCGGATACCGAGTACTCGCCGCTGCACAAGCGCGCGCTTGCCGCCGGGGGCTCCGTGCGCCAGGTGGGTCCGCAATGGCCGGAGAACGGCACCATGTACCGGCATGTCGAGGCCGTCGACGCCCATGGCCGCGTCATCGCCAGCCACAGCGAAAGGCTGCGCGACGACGGCCACTGGGTCATGCGCGGCAGCGACATCAATGCGCTGGGCGGAGTGGGCGAGAGTGCATCGCGCCTGGAAATCATCGAGCGCATGGGTGGGCCGGACCTGCATGAACGCATACGCCTGGCCGAAGAGGCGGGCGAACCCTTCGTCAGCGACCGGACCGAGTACTTCTTCCTGGGGGTGCAGAACAACTCGGGCCACGGGTTCGACAAGGTGCGCCTGGAAATCGAGCCCGGGCAGTTGATCATCGAGAACGGCAAGATGCGCCTGCGCGATCCCGACTATGTGCCGCGGCTGGTGATCGGCGAGGACAAGCTGATGGTGCAGGTGACTCTGGAGTCCATCACCGCGATCCGCAGCAATCTGCGCGGCAACATCGACGCTCTGGCAGACCTGCTGGTGCGGATCCGCCAAGGCGCCGTGCCGAGCGGCGGAGGCGCCGCATTGGGATTGAGCGGGGCGCACGCGCAATTCGAGGCCGGGCTGGTACTGGCGGCGCTGAAGCACAACAACCTGCACTTCGAGCTCAGCGTGGGCCGCGCCAGCAGCCTGGCCGATTGGATGGACCTGTTGTCGGACGGTGTGACCCGGGTTCCACGCGCGGCCGGTGACTTCAACCGGCTGGTGCTGACGCGGCTGCGCGAGAAGATCCGCGAAGTCTTCGGCGGCGTACCGGTGGACGTGGACCGCATCGTCATCCATGAGCGGCATCTGGCCGAGGCTCGCTTGAAGGAGGCGGCTGAACAACGTGTGGGAGTCGTCCCGCGCGCCGACGAACTGCTGGGCACGCGCCCAGGCTTCACGCCCACCGATGCGCAGCTGCGCGACGCCTGGCTCTTGTCGCTGGCCGACAGTGCCGGCGTGATGCCCGGGCGGATGGTGGCCGCAGAAACACCCGGGCACTTCATCGACGCCGCGGGCCGGCCGGTCACGGTGATGAACTTCGATGCCTCGGTGGCTGCCACCCGCTCGGTGATGGGCATGGGGGCCGAGGTGCTGCGGCAGCTCAACATGACGGTGCGCAACCCCGAGACTGGCGCGATGCACCACCCGGTGGTGGTGATCGATTCGACGCACTTCACGCCGGCTCACATCGAGGCCTTAGCCAACTACCTGCAACGCTTTGCGGTGCACAGCTTCGGCCCCGGCATCCTGGACCATCTGGTGCTGATCAACTCGACCACCGGGCACGCCAGCCGCCTGCCGCCGGTCATCACGGCCGGCACAGACCGTGCAATCACCTATTCACGCCCGCAGCTCCAGCACGGGTTCAAGCATGCCGCAGACTTCGGCGTGACGGGCAATGCCAGCAACATGACGCTGTTCGAATTCAGCGCCGCGGTCCAGGCGCATGTGGAAGGGCCGCACACCCGCACAATCGCGGGCACTTATCGCGGCAAACCGGTGACGCACTTCGTGGATCCCGCGACCGGGCTGAACGTGATGCGGGATGCGGCAGGCAACTTCCTGTCAGGCTGGAAGTTGAGTCCGCAGCAACTCCAGCACGTGCTGTCCACAGGCAGATTGGGAGGTGGATCATGA
- a CDS encoding AAA+ family ATPase (PFAM: ATPase family associated with various cellular activities (AAA)): MNAPEPRLQLPALATRLLALLAPEQDQGGPPATAGWLRAQAALWAQGPIDLDSWVQQWLDDPPQDDRVLAQIARLLSLDVTECMALVLCQGAATQGLASRAIAWLTGGERTACPTPGLLATLDQRRGLSAAASLCSLLDGQALASGLLQLDSRERALPDARLHIPTPTVLCLAGGTGHWPHVTLDSGGLPALVPTLRAEAARQAHLLLPGAALLVRSGHPREARAACAQMAAALGRRAAFIEGEPAPGLLPWLLLQQALPVLLAETSPGETFQLPDFVGTRLPMLVAGGPDGNAALRGQTLPSWTVPVPADVERAALWRDLGADADSAWQLGAAHRHACARIDELARAAGPGPGTAQRVARLARGSGQGALGSLAQLLPEDIPEQALVLPPGLRRELHELASRCRLREVLADGLGVAARSRYRAGVRALFVGPSGTGKTLAGGWLATQLGLPLYRVDLASVSSKYIGETEKNLSQLFARAETAEVVLLFDEADAMFGKRTEVKDANDRYANQQTNYLLQRIEDYDGIVVLTSNSRSRFDAAFTRRLDVILEFPHPAPAERRALWLAHMGLGHELSDAELNRLAASCDLAGGQVRNATLRAALAARGARRNLHYADLLQGIAAEYRKLGRTLPAGLSDRPGEA, translated from the coding sequence ATGAACGCGCCCGAACCCCGGCTGCAGCTGCCGGCGCTGGCCACGCGCCTGCTGGCCCTGCTGGCGCCGGAACAGGACCAGGGCGGGCCGCCGGCCACGGCGGGCTGGCTGCGCGCCCAGGCGGCGCTGTGGGCGCAAGGCCCCATCGACCTGGACAGCTGGGTGCAGCAATGGCTGGACGACCCGCCGCAGGACGACCGGGTGCTGGCGCAGATCGCGCGGCTGCTGTCGCTCGACGTCACCGAATGCATGGCGCTGGTGCTGTGCCAGGGCGCGGCCACCCAGGGCCTGGCCAGCCGCGCCATCGCCTGGCTCACCGGCGGCGAGCGCACGGCGTGCCCCACCCCCGGCCTGCTTGCCACCCTGGACCAGCGCCGCGGCCTGTCCGCGGCGGCCTCCCTGTGTTCGCTGCTGGACGGGCAGGCCCTGGCGAGCGGCCTGCTGCAGCTGGACAGCCGCGAGCGTGCCTTGCCCGATGCGCGCCTGCACATCCCCACGCCCACCGTGCTGTGCCTGGCGGGCGGAACCGGCCACTGGCCGCATGTCACGCTGGACAGCGGCGGCCTGCCGGCACTGGTGCCCACGTTGCGCGCAGAGGCGGCGCGCCAGGCGCACCTGTTGCTGCCGGGCGCTGCGCTGCTGGTGCGCAGTGGCCACCCGCGCGAGGCCCGCGCGGCCTGCGCGCAGATGGCTGCCGCCCTGGGCCGGCGTGCGGCCTTCATCGAAGGCGAGCCCGCACCCGGCCTGCTGCCCTGGCTGCTGCTGCAGCAGGCCCTGCCGGTGCTTCTGGCCGAGACCTCCCCCGGCGAAACCTTCCAGTTGCCGGACTTCGTCGGCACCCGGCTGCCCATGCTGGTGGCCGGCGGGCCCGACGGCAATGCCGCGCTGCGCGGGCAGACGCTGCCGTCGTGGACGGTGCCCGTGCCGGCCGACGTGGAACGGGCCGCGCTGTGGCGCGACCTGGGCGCCGACGCCGACAGCGCCTGGCAGCTGGGTGCCGCCCACCGCCACGCCTGCGCGCGCATCGACGAGCTGGCACGGGCTGCCGGCCCCGGCCCCGGCACTGCGCAGCGCGTGGCGCGACTGGCGCGCGGCTCGGGCCAGGGGGCGCTGGGCAGCCTGGCCCAGCTGCTGCCGGAAGACATCCCCGAGCAGGCCCTGGTGCTGCCGCCCGGCTTGCGGCGCGAACTGCACGAGCTGGCCAGCCGCTGCCGCCTGCGCGAGGTGCTTGCCGACGGACTGGGCGTGGCCGCGCGCAGCCGCTACCGCGCCGGCGTGCGGGCCCTGTTCGTGGGCCCCTCGGGCACCGGCAAGACCCTGGCCGGCGGCTGGCTGGCCACGCAGCTGGGGCTGCCGCTGTACCGCGTGGACCTGGCCAGTGTCAGCAGCAAGTACATAGGCGAGACTGAAAAGAACCTGAGCCAGCTGTTCGCCCGTGCCGAGACCGCCGAGGTGGTGCTGCTGTTCGACGAGGCCGACGCGATGTTCGGCAAGCGCACCGAGGTCAAGGACGCCAACGACCGTTATGCCAACCAGCAGACCAACTACCTGCTGCAGCGCATCGAGGACTACGACGGCATCGTGGTGCTCACCAGCAACAGCCGCAGCCGCTTCGATGCCGCCTTCACGCGGCGTCTGGATGTCATCCTGGAGTTCCCGCATCCCGCACCCGCCGAGCGGCGTGCGCTGTGGCTGGCTCACATGGGCCTGGGGCACGAGCTGTCCGACGCCGAGCTCAACCGCCTGGCCGCCAGCTGCGACCTGGCCGGCGGCCAGGTACGCAACGCCACCCTGCGCGCGGCGCTGGCGGCACGCGGCGCGCGCCGCAACCTGCACTATGCCGACCTGCTGCAAGGCATTGCAGCCGAGTACCGCAAGCTCGGCCGCACCCTGCCGGCCGGACTGAGCGACCGCCCCGGGGAGGCCTAG